A stretch of the Microcella sp. genome encodes the following:
- the ftsX gene encoding permease-like cell division protein FtsX: MRLGLVLSEVGQGLRRNLSMVISVVLVTFISLTFVGAAILLQMQITQMKSYWFDRAQVAVYLCTEFTTVGGCDQQPATPDQIATVQAQLESPTLAPFIDTFYFETQEEAFANFQEQFEGQAVADLVTPDLLPSAFWVNLVDPTQSAVLQDSLRGLAGVESVVDQRSLLDQIFDILNAASFTAVGVAALMLVAAALLIATTIRLSAFSRRREIGIMRLVGASNRFIQTPFIIEGVAAALIGSVLAGLAIVAIVEFFVQGYLAQTLPLTSFVGLSEALIVVPILLAAGAVLAALSANVAITRYLRV; encoded by the coding sequence ATGAGACTCGGGCTCGTGCTCAGTGAGGTCGGCCAGGGCCTGCGCCGCAACCTCAGCATGGTCATCTCGGTCGTGCTCGTGACGTTCATCTCACTGACCTTCGTCGGCGCGGCGATTCTGCTGCAGATGCAGATCACCCAGATGAAGTCGTACTGGTTCGATCGTGCTCAGGTTGCGGTCTACCTCTGCACCGAGTTCACAACCGTCGGCGGCTGCGATCAGCAGCCCGCCACTCCTGACCAGATCGCGACGGTGCAGGCGCAGCTCGAGTCGCCCACGCTCGCGCCCTTCATCGACACGTTCTACTTCGAGACGCAAGAAGAGGCGTTCGCCAACTTCCAAGAGCAGTTCGAAGGCCAGGCCGTCGCCGATCTCGTGACGCCCGACCTTCTGCCGTCGGCATTCTGGGTGAACCTCGTCGACCCGACGCAGAGCGCCGTGCTGCAAGACTCGCTGCGCGGCCTCGCCGGAGTCGAGAGCGTGGTCGATCAACGCAGCCTGCTCGACCAGATCTTCGACATTCTCAACGCGGCGAGCTTCACAGCGGTCGGGGTGGCCGCCCTCATGCTCGTCGCCGCGGCACTGCTCATCGCCACGACCATCAGGCTCAGCGCGTTCTCACGGCGCCGTGAGATCGGCATCATGCGTTTGGTCGGCGCATCCAACCGGTTCATCCAGACGCCGTTCATCATTGAGGGTGTCGCGGCCGCCCTTATCGGCTCGGTGCTCGCCGGGCTCGCGATCGTCGCGATCGTCGAGTTCTTCGTGCAGGGCTATCTCGCGCAGACCCTGCCGCTCACGTCGTTCGTCGGGCTGTCAGAAGCGCTGATCGTCGTGCCGATTCTGCTCGCCGCCGGAGCCGTGCTCGCCGCGCTCTCGGCCAACGTCGCCATCACCCGCTACCTGCGCGTCTAG
- a CDS encoding VOC family protein, whose translation MVSINIVEIPSRNLERALAFYSRVFALELEISEIDDQRMVFFPQVDPEGPAIALTEGDDYAPSGEGLRLYLTVDDLESILARVVDAGGEIAAEIDVVEGWGRYAAFRDLEGSVIGITQPPVD comes from the coding sequence ATGGTGAGCATCAACATTGTCGAGATTCCGTCGCGCAACCTCGAGCGCGCCCTCGCGTTCTACTCCCGTGTCTTCGCGCTCGAGCTCGAGATCTCTGAGATCGACGACCAGCGCATGGTTTTCTTTCCGCAAGTCGACCCCGAGGGTCCGGCCATCGCCCTCACCGAGGGCGACGACTACGCGCCGAGCGGCGAAGGGCTGCGGCTTTACCTCACGGTCGACGATCTCGAATCGATCCTCGCTCGTGTGGTCGACGCCGGGGGCGAGATCGCCGCCGAAATCGATGTCGTCGAGGGCTGGGGGCGCTACGCGGCATTTCGCGACCTCGAGGGCTCGGTCATCGGCATCACGCAGCCGCCCGTCGACTAA
- the prfB gene encoding peptide chain release factor 2: MIDLDFAERIAAARSTFADIRAVIDVERLESDIRELSEQAGAPDLWDDTTHAQKVTSALSHRQSELKRITELQAKLDDLDVLIEMAREADDAEAADEAASELDAIEKTLAEMEVQTLLDGEYDARPAVVTIRAGAGGVDAADFAEMLMRMYLRWAEQHGYGTTVMDVSYAEEAGIKSATFEVDAPHAFGTLSVEAGTHRLVRMSPFGAAGKRQTSFAAVEVIPLLEESAAIEVPESDIRVDVFRSSGPGGQSVNTTDSAVRITHLPTGLVVSMQNEKSQIQNRAAAMRVLQSRLLIMQKEQEAATKKELAGTITASWGDQMRSYVLAPYQMVKDLRTEYEVNNPSAVFDGDLDGFIAAGIKWRKRPLDE, from the coding sequence ATGATCGATCTGGACTTCGCTGAGCGCATCGCCGCCGCCCGCAGCACCTTCGCCGACATTCGCGCGGTGATCGATGTCGAGAGGCTCGAGAGCGACATTCGCGAGCTCAGCGAGCAGGCGGGTGCGCCCGACCTGTGGGACGACACGACCCACGCGCAGAAGGTGACGAGCGCGCTGAGCCACCGCCAGAGTGAGCTCAAGCGCATCACCGAACTGCAGGCGAAGCTCGACGACCTCGACGTGCTCATCGAGATGGCGCGCGAGGCCGATGACGCCGAGGCTGCGGACGAAGCAGCCTCCGAGCTCGACGCGATCGAGAAGACGCTCGCCGAGATGGAGGTGCAGACGCTGCTCGACGGCGAGTACGACGCGCGCCCCGCTGTCGTCACCATCCGTGCGGGCGCCGGAGGCGTCGATGCCGCCGACTTCGCCGAGATGCTCATGCGCATGTACCTGCGCTGGGCCGAGCAGCACGGCTACGGCACAACGGTCATGGATGTCTCGTACGCCGAAGAGGCGGGCATCAAGAGCGCGACTTTCGAAGTGGATGCGCCCCACGCTTTCGGCACGCTCAGCGTCGAGGCGGGCACGCACCGCCTCGTGCGCATGTCGCCCTTCGGCGCCGCGGGCAAGCGGCAGACCAGCTTCGCCGCGGTTGAAGTGATCCCACTTCTCGAAGAGAGTGCGGCGATCGAGGTGCCCGAATCGGACATCCGTGTTGATGTGTTCCGCTCATCGGGGCCCGGCGGGCAGTCGGTCAATACGACCGACTCGGCCGTGCGCATCACGCACCTGCCGACCGGCCTCGTCGTGTCGATGCAGAACGAGAAGAGCCAGATTCAGAACCGCGCGGCGGCTATGCGCGTGCTGCAGTCGCGCTTGCTCATCATGCAGAAAGAGCAGGAGGCGGCGACGAAGAAAGAACTCGCCGGCACCATCACGGCCAGCTGGGGCGACCAGATGCGCTCGTACGTGCTCGCGCCGTACCAGATGGTGAAAGACCTGCGCACCGAGTACGAGGTGAACAACCCCTCGGCGGTGTTCGATGGCGACCTCGACGGCTTCATCGCCGCGGGTATCAAGTGGCGCAAGCGCCCTCTCGACGAGTAA
- a CDS encoding MFS transporter, translating to MPPPFRWRSIVAPALLPTLLFTIGEGAIIPLIPSLAAQVGADLATAGLVAAMLLVGQLMGDLPAGWIVARVGERAAMLGALATSGFGIAISALAPTAALLGVGMLVLGASAAVFALARHALLTTAVPAAYRARALSTLGGVYRLGLMIGPFLGAAIITLTGETGAVYWLAIGALVGVAASLLLLPDPEQLLRREIVSDRAPVAPLDVLRTIGRRRDVLARLGLAALTVSALRASRQVLLPLWAVSIGLGDAQTATIIGATAAVDFALFYLGGWLMDRFGRLYTAVPSTVGLGLGFIVLAVTAGIDNPIAWFIGVAIWLALANGIGAGILMTMGSDLAGRTDPAMFLGAWRLILDAGGAAAPLVLAALTAAFSLAVGAGVLGVLGLVGAGMLGYMIPRHLPRDTEVP from the coding sequence ATGCCCCCGCCGTTCCGCTGGCGCTCGATCGTCGCTCCCGCGCTGTTGCCGACTTTGCTGTTCACGATCGGTGAAGGCGCCATCATTCCGCTCATCCCGTCTCTCGCGGCACAGGTCGGGGCCGACCTCGCGACGGCGGGGCTCGTGGCGGCGATGCTCCTGGTGGGGCAGCTCATGGGCGACCTGCCAGCAGGCTGGATCGTGGCTCGCGTCGGCGAGCGGGCGGCGATGCTGGGGGCACTCGCGACGTCAGGTTTCGGCATCGCGATCTCTGCACTCGCACCCACGGCGGCCCTGCTCGGCGTTGGCATGCTGGTGCTCGGTGCGTCGGCGGCAGTGTTCGCACTCGCACGCCACGCCCTGCTCACGACCGCTGTGCCCGCCGCGTATCGAGCGCGGGCGCTCTCGACCCTGGGCGGGGTCTACCGGCTCGGTCTCATGATCGGCCCGTTCTTGGGCGCCGCCATCATCACGCTCACGGGCGAGACGGGCGCGGTCTACTGGCTTGCGATCGGCGCCCTCGTGGGCGTCGCGGCGAGCCTGCTGCTACTACCTGACCCCGAGCAACTGCTGCGCCGCGAGATTGTCAGCGATCGAGCGCCCGTGGCTCCGCTCGATGTGCTGCGCACGATCGGGCGTCGACGCGATGTGCTCGCACGGCTGGGTCTGGCAGCGCTCACCGTCTCGGCCCTGCGCGCGAGCCGTCAGGTTCTCTTGCCCCTGTGGGCGGTGAGCATCGGCCTGGGCGATGCGCAGACAGCGACCATCATCGGCGCCACGGCAGCCGTCGACTTCGCGTTGTTCTATCTCGGTGGCTGGCTCATGGATCGCTTCGGCCGCCTCTATACCGCCGTGCCGTCGACGGTCGGCCTGGGGCTCGGATTCATTGTGCTTGCGGTGACCGCAGGTATCGACAACCCCATCGCGTGGTTCATCGGCGTTGCCATCTGGCTCGCCCTCGCCAACGGCATCGGCGCGGGGATTCTCATGACCATGGGCAGCGACCTGGCTGGTCGCACCGACCCCGCGATGTTCCTCGGTGCGTGGCGTCTGATTCTCGACGCGGGCGGCGCGGCCGCTCCGCTCGTGCTGGCAGCGCTGACGGCGGCCTTCTCACTCGCCGTCGGAGCCGGCGTGCTGGGCGTGCTCGGTCTCGTGGGCGCAGGCATGCTCGGCTACATGATTCCGCGACACCTGCCGCGCGACACCGAAGTGCCCTAG
- a CDS encoding SDR family NAD(P)-dependent oxidoreductase gives MTDLAGASVLVLGATGGLGREFARQLAADGALLTLTGRSMLALDDLDIAGAALIPADLDDPGAARNLVAAAHTAHGRLDGIINAAGVVAFGALADTTDETFETLWRINVMAPLRVLRAAAPSLAESATAGGSPFVVSLSGVVSETPTAGIGAYSAVKAAVAAAHQVAARELRRSGIRVIDARPGHTETELSHHPVAGERPTFPVGYEPAAVVTRILDAVRNDEKDLPSSAFQGLPTAAS, from the coding sequence ATGACAGATCTGGCTGGCGCTTCCGTTCTCGTTCTCGGCGCGACGGGTGGTCTCGGTCGCGAGTTCGCGCGGCAGCTGGCCGCTGACGGCGCGCTACTGACACTCACGGGCCGCTCGATGCTCGCGCTCGACGACCTCGACATTGCCGGCGCGGCACTCATTCCCGCCGATCTCGATGACCCCGGTGCCGCGCGCAACCTCGTCGCCGCCGCGCACACCGCCCACGGCCGCCTCGACGGCATCATCAACGCGGCCGGCGTCGTCGCGTTCGGCGCCCTCGCCGACACCACCGATGAGACGTTCGAGACCCTGTGGCGCATCAACGTCATGGCTCCGCTGCGGGTGCTGCGGGCCGCGGCCCCGTCACTCGCCGAGTCGGCCACCGCGGGCGGCTCGCCGTTCGTCGTCTCGCTCAGCGGCGTGGTGAGCGAGACCCCGACTGCGGGTATCGGCGCCTACAGCGCGGTCAAAGCTGCCGTGGCCGCGGCGCATCAGGTCGCCGCCCGCGAGCTGCGGCGCTCGGGCATCCGCGTCATCGATGCCCGACCCGGGCACACCGAGACCGAGCTCTCGCACCACCCAGTGGCGGGCGAGCGGCCGACGTTCCCGGTCGGCTACGAGCCCGCCGCGGTCGTCACGCGCATTCTGGATGCTGTGCGCAACGACGAGAAAGACCTGCCGTCGAGCGCGTTCCAGGGCCTGCCGACCGCCGCGAGCTGA
- a CDS encoding 3'-5' exonuclease, whose amino-acid sequence MPHARDTRPSTLISVDIEAAGPSPSNYAMLSIGACLIDRLETAAPDHFYAELKPDREGVLDSAMSVGGFTLDGLRASATDPRSAMQAFADWIDSVTPEGSRAVMVGFNAPFDWMFVADYFDRYLGRNPFGHSALDIKAFYMGVTGLPWAETSMVHVAEHYRVTVDLTHNALDDARDQAALFRSVRAERAARPD is encoded by the coding sequence ATGCCTCACGCTCGCGACACCCGCCCCTCCACCCTCATCAGCGTCGACATCGAGGCAGCGGGTCCGAGCCCGAGCAACTACGCGATGCTGTCGATCGGGGCGTGCCTGATCGATCGTCTCGAGACCGCGGCACCCGACCACTTCTACGCCGAGCTCAAGCCCGACCGCGAGGGGGTTCTCGACTCAGCGATGAGCGTCGGCGGGTTCACGCTCGACGGTTTGCGAGCATCCGCAACCGACCCGAGGTCGGCGATGCAAGCATTCGCCGACTGGATCGACTCGGTGACACCCGAAGGCAGTCGCGCCGTGATGGTCGGATTCAACGCCCCCTTCGACTGGATGTTCGTCGCCGACTACTTCGACCGCTACCTCGGCCGCAACCCGTTCGGGCACTCGGCGCTCGACATCAAGGCCTTCTACATGGGTGTCACGGGGCTGCCGTGGGCCGAGACGAGCATGGTGCACGTAGCCGAGCACTATCGAGTGACCGTCGACCTGACGCATAATGCACTGGACGACGCTCGCGACCAGGCGGCGCTGTTCCGATCTGTACGAGCGGAGCGCGCTGCGCGACCCGACTGA
- a CDS encoding pilus assembly protein TadG-related protein, producing the protein MLRLDPRDDRGSILPLIAGFGALALAVVLLGSAATSLYLERTRLFTLADGAALAAAESFDLSTVRPTPEGVLRPRLTKPEVTAAAADYLTQAPGSRLEGLRLVSATTPDGLSARVTLASVWAPPVVSIFVPEGIPLQVTATSRSVFD; encoded by the coding sequence ATGCTCCGCCTCGACCCGCGCGACGACCGAGGCTCGATCCTGCCTCTGATCGCGGGCTTCGGGGCTCTCGCGCTCGCGGTCGTGCTGCTCGGCAGTGCTGCCACCTCGCTCTACCTCGAGCGCACGCGCCTTTTCACCCTCGCCGACGGTGCGGCGCTCGCCGCAGCAGAGTCGTTCGACCTCTCGACTGTGCGGCCCACGCCCGAAGGCGTGCTGCGTCCGCGCCTCACGAAGCCCGAGGTCACGGCGGCTGCGGCCGACTACCTCACGCAGGCGCCGGGATCCCGACTCGAGGGGCTGAGGCTCGTCTCAGCGACAACGCCCGACGGCCTCAGCGCACGGGTGACCCTCGCTTCGGTGTGGGCTCCACCCGTGGTAAGCATCTTCGTGCCCGAGGGCATCCCGCTACAGGTCACCGCGACGAGCCGCAGCGTCTTCGATTGA
- a CDS encoding TadE/TadG family type IV pilus assembly protein, protein MRRRMLARSTPHPLVARLTDDRGAAPVEFVLVGVLLTLVTLSVLQVAFALHIRTTLIDAAAEGARFAALADSSLQAGIERSRELITAALDESYAQSISAGTGAFGGHPVVIITVRSPLPLIGMIGIDDTLEVSGRAALEPLR, encoded by the coding sequence ATGCGCCGCAGGATGCTCGCGCGCAGCACCCCGCACCCGCTCGTCGCGCGGCTCACCGACGACCGCGGCGCGGCCCCCGTCGAGTTCGTGCTCGTCGGCGTGCTGCTCACGCTCGTGACGCTGAGCGTGCTGCAGGTCGCGTTCGCCCTCCACATCCGCACGACCCTCATCGATGCGGCCGCGGAGGGTGCGCGGTTCGCGGCACTCGCCGATAGCTCACTGCAGGCCGGCATCGAGCGGAGTCGTGAGCTCATCACCGCGGCCCTGGACGAGAGCTACGCGCAGAGTATCTCGGCGGGTACGGGGGCGTTCGGCGGGCATCCGGTCGTCATCATCACCGTGCGATCGCCGCTGCCCCTCATCGGCATGATCGGCATCGACGACACGCTGGAGGTGAGCGGACGTGCAGCCCTCGAACCGCTCCGCTGA